The sequence below is a genomic window from Croceicoccus marinus.
TCACCGCGGCCTGCGCGCTGGCGCAGGGGTTCTGGCACATCTTCCTCGCGCGGCTGGGCGTCGGTATCGGCGAGGCGGGGGGCGTCGCGCCCAGCTATGCGCTGATCGGCGATTATTTTCCGTCGAGCCGCCGCGCCTTCGCGCTGTCGGTCTATTCGCTGGGCATTCCGCTGGGATCGGCGGCTGGCGTGCTGGCGGGCGGCTATATCGCCGCGCGGGTCGACTGGCGCATGGCGTTCGTGGTGGTCGGCATCCTCGGCATATTGATCGCGCCCGTCTTCCGCCTGCTGGTGCGCGACAACCGCCCGCAGGTCGCTCCCGGAGAGCCGGTGATGGCCAGGCCCCGCCTTGCCGACACCGCACGGCTGCTGGCGAAGAAGCCGGCATTCTGGTTCCTGTCCTTCGGCGCGGCATCCAGCTCGATGTGCGGCTACGGCCTCGCGTTCTGGCTGCCCAGCCTGCTGCAGAGGAGCTTCGGCCTCGACCTGATGCAATCGGCCTGGTTCTTCGGCCTCGTGCTGCTGATCGGCGGGACCGCGGGCATGCTGCTGGGCGGCTGGATCGGCGACCGGCTGGGCGGGCGCGACCGGGCATGGTTCGCCTGGGTCCCGGCGGGGGCGTTCCTGATCGGCGCGCCCTTGTTCGCGCTCGGCATCATGAGCGGCAGCGTGCTGCTGGCCTTCGCGCTGTTCATCGTGCCGCAGGCGCTGGTCTATGTGTGGCTGGGGCCGGTGCTTTCTGCGGTCCAGCACCTCGTCCCGCCGCCCGCGCGTGCGACCGCCTCGGCG
It includes:
- a CDS encoding spinster family MFS transporter translates to MTSATPTTAPASAARKPRPNVVLAMLLVVYIFNFIDRQILAILAAPIQADLDLSDAQMGILGGLAFALLYSTLAVPLAALADRTSRSWVITVSLVLWSGFTAACALAQGFWHIFLARLGVGIGEAGGVAPSYALIGDYFPSSRRAFALSVYSLGIPLGSAAGVLAGGYIAARVDWRMAFVVVGILGILIAPVFRLLVRDNRPQVAPGEPVMARPRLADTARLLAKKPAFWFLSFGAASSSMCGYGLAFWLPSLLQRSFGLDLMQSAWFFGLVLLIGGTAGMLLGGWIGDRLGGRDRAWFAWVPAGAFLIGAPLFALGIMSGSVLLAFALFIVPQALVYVWLGPVLSAVQHLVPPPARATASALFLLINNLIGLGGGIYALGQVSTLLAPVYGDEALRYSMLLGLSLYLLAGVLMLLAGPGLRKGWVEEA